From one Peromyscus maniculatus bairdii isolate BWxNUB_F1_BW_parent chromosome 17, HU_Pman_BW_mat_3.1, whole genome shotgun sequence genomic stretch:
- the Pomk gene encoding protein O-mannose kinase isoform X2 codes for MGRMRNCSPWLSCEELRTDVRQLRRAGEGAVKRVFLSEWKEHKVALSRLTRLEMKDDFLHGLQMLKSLQSERVVTLVGYCEEDGTVLTEYHPLGSLSNLEETLNLSKYQGVNTWQNRLQLAVEYVGIINYLHRSPLGTRVMCDSNDLPKTLSQYLLTSNFSIVANDLDALPLVDHDSGTLVKCGHRELHGDFVAPEQLWPYGEDTPFQDDLMPSYDEKIDIWKIPDVSSFLLGHVEGSDMVRFHLFDIHKACKSQIPAERPTAQDVLDTYQKVLHSLRDTVTSQSKEML; via the exons ATGGGACGGATGAGAAACTGCTCGCCCTGGTTGTCCTGTGAGGAGCTGAGGACGGACGTCAGGCAGCTGAGGCGCGCGGGGGAAGGGGCCGTGAAGAGA GTCTTTCTGTCCGAGTGGAAGGAACACAAAGTGGCTCTCTCGCGGCTCACCAGGCTGGAGATGAAGGACGACTTCCTCCACGGGCTGCAGATGCTGAAGTCTCTGCAGAGTGAGCGCGTAGTCACGCTGGTCGGCTATTGCGAGGAAGACGGCACCGTTCTTACCGAATATCACCCCTTAGGTTCCTTGAGCAACCTGGAAGAAACGCTAAACCTTTCAAAGTACCAGGGGGTGAACACCTGGCAGAACAGGCTCCAGCTGGCCGTGGAGTACGTGGGCATCATCAACTACCTGCACCGCAGCCCCCTGGGCACGAGGGTCATGTGCGACTCCAACGACCTGCCCAAAACATTGTCCCAGTATCTTCTCACGAGTAACTTCAGCATCGTGGCAAACGACCTGGATGCCCTGCCCCTGGTGGACCACGACTCTGGGACACTTGTGAAGTGTGGCCACAGGGAGCTCCATGGGGATTTTGTGGCACCGGAGCAGCTGTGGCCTTACGGAGAAGACACGCCCTTCCAAGATGATCTCATGCCCTCCTATGATGAGAAAATTGACATCTGGAAGATTCCGGATGTCTCCAGTTTCCTTTTGGGGCACGTGGAAGGGAGTGATATGGTCCGATTTCATTTATTTGATATCCACAAGGCATGTAAGAGCCAGATCCCCGCAGAAAGACCCACGGCTCAGGATGTTCTGGACACTTACCAGAAGGTTTTACATTCACTCAGAGACACGGTGACGTCTCAGTCAAAAGAGATGCTGTAA
- the Pomk gene encoding protein O-mannose kinase isoform X1, translating to MGQQPGNRKGLPHREVPRGVGLLLAMALMNVLLYLCLDQFVVSPRSAEDPRRCPHGSFRMGRMRNCSPWLSCEELRTDVRQLRRAGEGAVKRVFLSEWKEHKVALSRLTRLEMKDDFLHGLQMLKSLQSERVVTLVGYCEEDGTVLTEYHPLGSLSNLEETLNLSKYQGVNTWQNRLQLAVEYVGIINYLHRSPLGTRVMCDSNDLPKTLSQYLLTSNFSIVANDLDALPLVDHDSGTLVKCGHRELHGDFVAPEQLWPYGEDTPFQDDLMPSYDEKIDIWKIPDVSSFLLGHVEGSDMVRFHLFDIHKACKSQIPAERPTAQDVLDTYQKVLHSLRDTVTSQSKEML from the exons ATGGGACAGCAGCCTGGAAACAGGAAAGGTCTCCCCCACAGAGAAGTCCCCCGGGGCGTTGGGCTGTTGCTGGCCATGGCCCTCATGAACGTGCTCCTTTACCTCTGCCTCGACCAGTTTGTCGTCTCCCCTCGATCCGCGGAGGACCCCAGGCGCTGCCCCCACGGCTCCTTCCGGATGGGACGGATGAGAAACTGCTCGCCCTGGTTGTCCTGTGAGGAGCTGAGGACGGACGTCAGGCAGCTGAGGCGCGCGGGGGAAGGGGCCGTGAAGAGA GTCTTTCTGTCCGAGTGGAAGGAACACAAAGTGGCTCTCTCGCGGCTCACCAGGCTGGAGATGAAGGACGACTTCCTCCACGGGCTGCAGATGCTGAAGTCTCTGCAGAGTGAGCGCGTAGTCACGCTGGTCGGCTATTGCGAGGAAGACGGCACCGTTCTTACCGAATATCACCCCTTAGGTTCCTTGAGCAACCTGGAAGAAACGCTAAACCTTTCAAAGTACCAGGGGGTGAACACCTGGCAGAACAGGCTCCAGCTGGCCGTGGAGTACGTGGGCATCATCAACTACCTGCACCGCAGCCCCCTGGGCACGAGGGTCATGTGCGACTCCAACGACCTGCCCAAAACATTGTCCCAGTATCTTCTCACGAGTAACTTCAGCATCGTGGCAAACGACCTGGATGCCCTGCCCCTGGTGGACCACGACTCTGGGACACTTGTGAAGTGTGGCCACAGGGAGCTCCATGGGGATTTTGTGGCACCGGAGCAGCTGTGGCCTTACGGAGAAGACACGCCCTTCCAAGATGATCTCATGCCCTCCTATGATGAGAAAATTGACATCTGGAAGATTCCGGATGTCTCCAGTTTCCTTTTGGGGCACGTGGAAGGGAGTGATATGGTCCGATTTCATTTATTTGATATCCACAAGGCATGTAAGAGCCAGATCCCCGCAGAAAGACCCACGGCTCAGGATGTTCTGGACACTTACCAGAAGGTTTTACATTCACTCAGAGACACGGTGACGTCTCAGTCAAAAGAGATGCTGTAA